In the genome of Montipora foliosa isolate CH-2021 chromosome 3, ASM3666993v2, whole genome shotgun sequence, one region contains:
- the LOC137995869 gene encoding adenosine receptor A3-like — protein MAISNYTQDDVLQSFRQLCAAQSIATEEVHKELTILAVVNIFLSIFAILGNTVILVALNKVSFLHSQSRLLFRSLVTTDLCVGIIVEPLFVGFLISIVKENWIVCFYMAQVSGVTGYALCATSLLILTAISVDRLLALLPGIRYRQVVTTRRVRLMVTLSWVVTIFFSTMYSWNYRISLWYVQTLIILCSFISLISYTKIFIRLRHHQVQTQDRINPAHSFPTRMARFRKTVISALWVHLAFVFCYLPLVIVKVLEVLLGLSSSLRIANLSSGTLVCLNSAMNPIIYCWRITEVRKAVRNMLKKTFSR, from the coding sequence ATGGCGATTTCAAACTATACACAAGACGATGTGCTTCAGTCGTTCAGACAATTATGTGCAGCACAATCAATTGCAACTGAAGAAGTTCATAAGGAACTAACAATATTAGCTGTCGTGAACATTTTCTTAtccatttttgcaattttgggGAATACTGTGATCCTCGTGGCGCTCAACAAGGTGTCTTTTCTTCATTCACAATCAAGGCTCTTGTTTCGAAGCTTGGTGACAACTGATCTTTGTGTTGGTATCATTGTAGAGCCTCTGTTCGTTGGTTTTCTTATTTCGATTGTAAAGGAAAACTGGATTGTTTGCTTCTATATGGCACAAGTTTCTGGTGTCACAGGTTATGCTTTGTGTGCTACATCTTTACTGATATTGACCGCAATAAGCGTGGACAGACTTCTCGCCCTGTTGCCAGGGATAAGATACCGGCAAGTTGTAACTACGAGGCGAGTGAGATTGATGGTTACCTTATCATGGGTTgtaacaattttcttttcaactaTGTACAGTTGGAATTACAGGATAAGTTTATGGTATGTTCAGACACTAATCATACTGTGTTCCTTTATCTCATTAATTTCCTACACAAAGATATTCATAAGGCTTCGCCACCATCAAGTACAAACACAAGATCGCATTAATCCTGCCCATAGCTTTCCAACAAGGATGGCGCGATTCAGAAAGACAGTGATCAGTGCATTGTGGGTACATTTAGCATTTGTTTTTTGCTATCTACCACTTGTAATAGTGAAGGTTTTGGAGGTCTTACTTGGACTATCATCCTCCCTTCGAATTGCAAATTTATCTTCAGGCACATTGGTTTGCCTGAACTCGGCAATGAACCCAATTATTTATTGCTGGAGAATCACAGAAGTCAGAAAGGCAGTGAGAAATATGttaaagaaaacgttttcccgCTGA